AACTGCGCATATTTACTAAAGTATTCCTTAAAGGCCCCCACCAATCCCAAATTCGATTGATAATCAATATTGGGTGTTGCTTGATTACGTGTCACTTGCGGTTGCGCTGGATTCATAGTGGGCGTTACTGGTGGCGTTACTACAGTACTCTCATCAGTGCTAATCTGACTTAAATCTAAACCACAGTTTGGACAAAAGCGGGTCTCACGATCAATCTTCGAACCACATCTAGGACAAAAACTCATTATAATTCCTCCAAAGTGTATCACTTTTGCGAACGTCGTTACCTAACTAGCTAGTATCGCAAATGTCACAACTGCTGATTCCATTGCCTTTCTCGACTTTGCAAATGACTTACCTGCAGTTGTTTCCCACTTTAACTAACAAATTAATAAACGTATTCACATATTCCTATACAAAATTATAATTATATCGTTTTACTTTAGCAAGCACTTTTAGCAATATCATCCACCTATCAGTATAGAATCCCTGCTTCCATTGCTATACTAATGTGATACAAGGGGTGATTTTTTGGTCGACAAAACCTTTGGTAGTCGTTTAAAAGAACTTAGAATGCAAAAAGGCTATTCCGTACGCAGAGTCGCTCTTTATGGCGGTATTTCTTCTTCCTATTATTCACAAGTTGAAAATAATAAACGTAAAATTCCAAAACCAGAAACCTTAAGAAAAATTGCAACGGGACTACGTATTTCTACTAATACAATCTTCGAACTAGCAGGACTTCTACCTGAGAATTCAAACCCGGAGCTTAACTTGTCACCGACTCAAACAGCACACAAAATTTCACTGATTGGCGCCAATGATCAAATCATCTTACCCACCAATCAGCGCGTCTACACCCAACTCCCACCATTAGGGGCCAGTCATCAAACACACTATTATTGGTTGCGCATTACCGAGGACAACATGCACAGTG
This region of Lactobacillus sp. CBA3605 genomic DNA includes:
- a CDS encoding helix-turn-helix domain-containing protein, whose protein sequence is MVDKTFGSRLKELRMQKGYSVRRVALYGGISSSYYSQVENNKRKIPKPETLRKIATGLRISTNTIFELAGLLPENSNPELNLSPTQTAHKISLIGANDQIILPTNQRVYTQLPPLGASHQTHYYWLRITEDNMHSEGILPGDLAIISTNPKLSLFSEIHRSRLVAVNLKHQYNTVIRRVLWITDDHYFIINPRESEEPLVITGSEFKTIFTGVVINVHRAING